The Balaenoptera ricei isolate mBalRic1 chromosome 9, mBalRic1.hap2, whole genome shotgun sequence genome segment CACCCCAAGATCCTCTCAGGGGAGGACAGCTGTCGCCTAGGGTCGGAGCTCAATCTTCATGCCCAGACCTCCTGTCAGTGGTCCCCTACCACAGCTGGTGCAGCAGGTGGCCTCACAGACCTCCAGCTACAGGGAGGGGCATGTAACTGACCAGGGCCCGGTGGCTGTGTGGTGCAACCCACTGTAGTTTGCTCCTGGGTCACGCTTCGCCATCTCAGTCATTAGTGGGGGCAGCAGGACCTTCCTGGGAGACCCCGGACTGCTGTAATGGTCCACATTAGCTCCAGGACTCCTGATGGCACCACATCCAGAGTGctcccaccttccttccctctcctgaaCCTGGGGTCACATATGCTGTCGTGGTCTGACAGCTCTTCCAGCCTTCGTTGCCGCCACACTTTTCTCCCGCAGACATTTCTCCTATCAAAGTCCTTGCAAGTTTCACCCATCTGGTGTCTGCTTCTCAGAGGATCCAGACCAACAACACAACCAGCACTTCACCCTATATTCTAACAATTCTCTGAGGTTTACAAAGGAGATCCCACTTACGTATGATCGTATGAAGATTAAGAGAATTCCATAGATAATAAGTACGAAGAGTAAAACAAACAGCATTCCACTTAGCAAGGTGAAATCGCACTGAGGAAACATAAACAACACAAAACCAATTAAATTATCATCCATAAGCAATTTCAAGGTGTTTAGAGATGCATTGTGTACCCACTAGGCGGAAACTGGCCCATTTGCTAATAATTTCCCCTGGCTAATCCCAAGAACCATGGAAATCCATTAGCCCCTAAGCACTGAAAAATGCTACATAAAAAGTGTTGTATTTCTTCAGGAGGGAGAAAAGGGTAGGATATGGATGAAATAACAGGAGCCACAAATTGATAATTTTTGAAACTAGGTAATGGGCACATGGGAGTTCATTAAACTATTCTTTGTATCTATATAAAATTTTCCCTAATAAAAAATGTACACTGAGTAAGCAGGATGTAAATTTGTAAGTATAGTATGATCAtaatcattcatatttttaaaagcatgtgcATAGACTACATTAATGGAATTAAATAGACAAAGATGTTAACTGGGTACCTTTTTcacatttgtatgtatatatttcaataaaaatacatatactaaGCTTTCAAAAATTACTGTTAATTATTCTTTtgtaatcttaaaatttattaatatgctttttggttttgcttcTATAAATCAGTAACCAAGTCAGCCTAGGGaagattagaattttttttaaagaaagaggaaTATTCGTCTTCTggcctgaaaaaaaaatggattaggAAGCAAAAGAATCCAAGGTATTTTCTTGCAAGAGTGTTTTCCTAATTCCTCTATTTTTCCTATTTCACTCCCTACCCTTACCACACCAAGAGAATAATCTACCAGGTCCCTGAGTCTGGTTCTCAGGCCGGAAGCATCAGCAGCGCCTGGGAAATGTACGTTATTGGCCCCCATCCCAGACCTTGTGAAGCAGCAACTCCAGGAGGAGTGAATTCTGTGTTTCACACGctctccaggtgactctgatgccTGCTAAGAAAGTTTGTCTAGAGCTGTGCTTTCAATACACTTGGCCACTGAACACTGGAAATGCAGTTAGTTCAAACTGAGATTGCTGCAAGTatgaaatacacactggatttgaATTTCGAAATAAAGAATGTAAGgtatctcattaatatttttgttatacTGATAACATGTCGAAATGATAACATTTCACATATACtgggttaaatgaaatatattattaaaactaattttacctgtttccttttacttttttaacatgGTTACTAGGAAAGCCAGAAGCCTGAAGGCAAGGACTCCATGGAGGTGTGGCCCACAGAAAGCCGAGAGCccgagggaggaggggcaaagaAACATATTCACACACTCCCTTATGACAGAAATCTGCTTCGATAATACGTACTTTTGTTTGAAGAGCAAATAAAGTGAGTGATATCGTCACTAGAGCGGTTGCTGCCGTTGCCCACAACACTTCCTCGGCATTATAGAAACTAAAACCAGAGACTGTGATTATTGTTCACATAGCATTCaaagaaaagcacacacacacacacacacacacacacacacacacacacacaaatgtgtatCAAAGACTTACACTGACACGGTTCCTAGCAGCAGACCTTGAAGAATTGTCTAGGAACAAAAATCACAATAAATCAGAAGCCTGAaccccaaggccaaaatccagaagaGATGGTGGTTTGAGGTTTGTGCATTCTGGCAGGGTCTAGTGAGCTAGTGGGAATATGTATGATCCCAGCGCACAAAGCTACAGGCTATGAATATGGGAAATAAATAATGGAAACAAACATTTCTTTATCGTTCTCCCCGACTgacagaaaaaattatttcatgagtAAATATTTCTTAGAACACAATAGCAACTTTCAACATATTCAGTGagttaaatatgtattaattagGAATGTGGAAACCAAGGTAAAAGCTTTATCTGTAGACCATATTGTCATTAATCAAATAGGGCCATCCACACAGAATCTTAACATTTTATCAGAGCAGGATATGCTATTTCTACTAATGCTCCACCAAAGGTTTCTGTACTGACCTTTCTTATAGTGCTTGGATGAGAATAAAATACGTCAAACCTCAGACGTGGAATGAGGATTGAGACCTCAGTACCAGGAGATGAGCTGGAGGACACACCTACTAAGCATGGAGCTGCATTGGTAGGTGCCAATCCAGGGCTCTGAAGAGGGCTGCACCAGGGCTGCACTGGGGCTGTATGCGGGCTATATGGGGGCTGGAGGGTTCCCATGGTCCAAATGGAGCCAGGGATGgggcagtgagggagagagggaggggttgAGAGCCAGAAGGCCGTCAAGCTGGAGGATGAGAGCAAAAAGGCTATGAGGATGTGCCCAGGCCCACAGTCAGGCTCCAGGACAGCCGGCAGGCCAGTAAGAACTAAGTCAGCAGCGGCTGCAAGGCCTGAGGACATTCCCCAGCTGGTAGGATGCTCCGTCAGAGACAAATCCAGAGACTAGCTGGTCCATGGCAAGAGCCAGGAAAGAACCTTCTAGTCTCCGGGAGTAAATGTGAGGACACATCCTATCCACAGTGCTAGGACTGCCTGAGGGACTTTGAACTTCTCCAGCTGGCTAATGACGTCCAGGATTGGAGACTGGAAAAGAACCGGAGCCCCGGGAGTCCCGGATTGCCTCTCTGGATCTCCCAAACCCAGTGGGTAAGCCTGATTCTCTACTTTGTTCAACAGACCAAAGTAAGCTGTCTTTATTGAccttataggttttttttttaagtgcatctATTCCACGTACACATGATATTTTAACAATGTGCTTGCTTTCAACCTTCccttttataatatttcttcTCTTAGGCTGTTACCAGCTTAGAAATAAACAGCAAAACCTTGGAGATGAGAGCTTCCTTTGAGATCAGTAACTTTGATCTCTTCTTGAAATAAACATTAGAACTAttgaaaaagttaaaagaaaacatccaaaaatttctggaaaaatacCTCTCCCCGTCCCATTGTCTCTTCCCCAGGATTCCCAGTATCTTTCTATGTCTGGCTTTTAACTCCCACCCCTTCTGAGTGTGGTCTGTGCTGTTAAGTGCAGGAACTGGGAGACTCTACTTGCTCACCGGGACAATGAGCAGTGTACCCACACCAGCTAAGAAAGGCCCCTCAACGCTCCGTCAGCTGAAGAAATGCCCAGATGTGGGTATCAAAGACACAGTCTTCTCCAGCGTCATGACCATGTGTCCTTGCTCACGTTGACCACCAGGAGGCGCAGATCCAAATCTAGGCTCATCACACTCAAATGCATGGAACTATGCATTTTGTGCACGAATCTCACCTttggctttattttcctttccttatttttctttccatcagATTTCCCCACCAATTTATCTTATCTTCTTATATTGTGCATATTTTATAAGCTACCTCAACTCTGATATGGAACCAGGTGAGGAACAAGTGAATTGGTAACTAAATCTTCACTTGGAAGGGTGGTCAGCAGTTCATGGGAGCAATCGCAAAGAATCTGACTTTCTTTCCAACACACTAAATCATACTGAGATTCTGTTCTGGATTTTCCTAAGAGGGGCAAACACTACTGTCAGTGAGTTTCAAAGAGTCCACTGCTTCCAGGAGGCAGGAGGTTTGGCCTGACTGGTGTAaacattaataaacagaaacctcaattacaATAGAGGCAGGAcacattgaaaaagaaataaaataaattttacaaaaataaggaaaattacaTTTCTTGCACACAATTTGTGAACTCACTCTCCACAACAAAATGTGTTTTTTGTCTCTGACACAGGACAGTCAGGTTAACTGTTCCTGAAATGTAGCCCAGACTCCGGAGTGGGCCTCTCAGAAGCAAGTTTGCTGGCACAGAGGAGTAGCCCAGGGTCCCCAAATTCTCTAGTTTGTTAAAAGGGTGTGGATTCCAGGTCATAAGTAAGTTTATGACTTCAAAGTTCATCCAAGAGAATGTCTCACaaataatttctatttgtatTATTCCACAGAAAGATTTTCCACAATAAATGGAATGAATTTAATAAtgtgatgagggcttccctggtggcgcagtggttgagaatctgcttgccaatgcagggcacacgggttcgagccctggtctgggaagatcccacatgccacggagcaactaggcccgtgagccacaattactgagcctgcgcgtctggagcctgtgccccgcaacgggaggggccgcgatggtgagaggcccgcgcaccgcgatgaagagtggcccccgcttgccacaactagagaaagccctcgcagagaaacgaagacccaacacagccaaaaataaataaataaacaaagtaaacaatgccttaaaaaaaattctttaaaaaaaaaaaaaaaaaaaaaaaaaaataatgtgatgaaaatatatttcagagatGAACGACAACGGATGCTAATGAGGTTTACTTACAAATAATCCCAGGAGAATGTAATTCGCAGGCACCTGGCGGCGGAGCTTCCCACAGCAAGCAAGTataataaatacaacaaaaaatgCTGGCCTGGGGATAATTTAAAACCATGTGTTATTTgcttatatcatatgatatgtcaTATgatataggtagatagatatagagatgTATTATCTGATAATAAGTATTATAAAGTAAACAAAAATGTAGATTATTACctttacctctttctttttttttttttttgcttttaaaattaacttttctcATTGCCATCCACACATAGCTTGTgggttcttttttcaaattttttattttgaaatacttgtAGATTCACAGGAAACTGCAAAGGAACAGAGGTCCTGTGTACCCTTTACTCAGTTTCcccccattttacatatttaaagtagAATACCCAAACCAGTAATGTAACATTGGTACAGCATGTATATACGTAATGCTATGTCATAGACCTATGATGCAAACCTATGTGCAGATCCATGTAACCAGCACCACAATCAAGATGTGGAACTATCTCATCATTAAGATATCCTACCATCCCATtatggtcacacacacacacacacacacacacacacacaaaaccctaaCTCCCACAACCACTaatttgcttattttccatctttataattttgtcatttcaagaatgttataccttgggacttccctggtggcgcagtggttaagaatccacctgccaatgcaggggacacaggttcaagccctggtccaggaagatcccacatgccgaggagcaactaagcccgtgcgccacaactactgagcctgtgctctacagcccacgagccacaactactgagcccgcatgccacaactattgaaacctgcgtgcctagagcctgtgctctgcaacaagagaagccaccgcaatgagaagcccacacaccacaacgatgagtagccccaactcgctgcaactacagaaagcccatgcgcagcaacaaagacccaacgcagccaaaaattaattaattaattaattttaaaaaagaatgttatacCTTTACCTAATTTTTAATAAGGACATCAATCAATAGCTAGtagaaaaaacttttaatttaatcCAGTAATACTTACAAGAGTGCGTAGGTGAACCAGGGATTCTTGACCACCCAAACTCTTAAAGCCttcctggttaaaaaaataatagttttacaCAATAAGTAGCTTATTTTGCTAACTAGTGTAGTATTTAAGTAGAAGTTAAACAATCTCATGAGAAGAAAGGGGGGAAACCCTAAATGGTTGACAAtgacagatgggaaaggaaacagtaaaacataaaactgtatCTTGCTTCTtaaaatagattcacaaaaaagTACAGTCATAAGTTGTAAGTGAAATTTGGATAAATGCAAATGTCCTagtgaagttttaattttaaaagatactgagATTGATATGTACACAAAGCAAAAGTAATCAAATTCTCATATGTTTGTTTGTTAACACAGATTTTCAAAGGATGGTTTAAGCCGTGATGGATCATAGTCCCTGAAATAATTTCTGCATTTAACAGAGCTCCAGCCTCCAAGCCTCCATAGTCTCACCTTTCTTCCTTTACCCAGTTTTATCTGTGGAAATAGcttggggaaaataaaaaagagaatagtGCCCAAAATAAGGGAAAATTCTTAGCTTAGGAAGTTAAACTCCAGAAATCTACCAACACCTTCGTCTAGAAGTTGCCTCAGAAAAACAAAGCGACAGAAATATTATATCCTATGAATGattaaggaaaaatagataatctTTTAATGATCAAAATTAAATTGAGCTATTCAGTGAGAATTAATATGGGCAGCTTAATACTTAATTTACATCAGTAATAAAGATTTACCAGAAGAGAAACAGGCTGATGATTGCCCCGGTGATCAGCAGCTGAACTGACAGGAGGAAGAACACTTTTACGATGAAAGCTGAGGAGACAGAAACCTTATTTTTATGACACaatattcaaaagtaaaaatataaatgtaattacGTATTTTTGACActtaatgaaagaaaattttcctctgatttttttgAGGATAGGAAAGGGAGTGCTAGTTTAGAGTTGGCCAATAGAGTGACAACAGTACAGCTCTGCAGAACTCTCAGAAAAGACTCAGTCCAGACTGTTAGAGGCATTTTATTGAAGATCTGAGGGTTTATCCATGAAAGCCCCCAAATTTTAAAGACCAAACTCAGGGATTTAATTCCTCATTATGGACACCCCATCCTCCTTAGGACCAAAAGTGACCTGAAAGTCTCAGAATGTTGCAAACCCATCATTAGGGATTCAGCTGCACCCCTGCATAGATGGAGCCCAGTGATGCCCTAGGGACTACTGGGGGAGAGGGTGTTTACCCCTCTGCAGAGGGACTTGGGCTGCAGGGAGTTTGCAGAGCTTCTCCACCACTTTTCTCTCTATCCTCCCTGCCTTTAGCAactcccttccctcctgcctgTGCAGAAACTTGATAACCTGACGAATTGTTAAGTATGACCAAGGAGTTCCAAGCCAATGGCGTGCCAAAGCAGAATGCAGAGCTTGTTGGCATCTCTGTTTGCTTACTTCCAGCTGACTACACAGGTTTTCCTGGAGCCCTCGGAATATGACACCGGTGATGACCATTTACTTTTTTGTGGCCTTCccagttttagaagaaaaaaaaagaaagaatgctgCTTAAAGTTGACTTATAGGATTGTCAACTGTGTCCTTCTGCTGGGCAGTTTCTGTGCATTTGAAGTGTGACAGCAAAGAAATAGGACTGAGCTATCTTAATCAAAATGCCAGAACATATATACCCAAATGTGTGCTGCCTACATTAAAATAGCCACTTATTTAACATTAAATTCACATCTAGTATGTATCAAGGACTGTGAGGGAATAGATATTAAATGTGGTCCAGCCACATAAGactagacatatagatcaatgaggTAGAATTGAGAGCCCTAAAATAGTCCCTTACATTTGTGGTCAATCCTACgaatatggtcaattgatttctAACAAACATACTAgaacaattcaatggagaaagatgagtcttttcaacaaatggtgctgggacaattggacatacacatataaaatgaTGAATTTGGGCCCCTTTCTCAtatcaaacatacacaaaagttaatTAGTTAAACATGGATCATAGACATAAACATAAGAAATATAATTCTTGGAAGAAAGCATAGGTGTAAATCATTGTGAGCATGGattaggcaatgatttttttagatATGATACCTAAAAcacaagcaaggaaaaaaaaaaccaaataaattgatttcatcaaaagtaaaagctttgtgcttcaaatgacaccatcaagaaagtgaaagaaaacccacaaactgggagaaaatatttgcatatcatgTATCTGAAAAGGGATCTAAtacataaagaacacttacaatcCAATTACAAGAAGacaaataagaatttaaattggGCAAAACCTGTGGAGTGCCCTCCCACATTGACGCTGGGCTTGACCACATGACGTGTTGGCCAGTGAGACATTAACACTGGCTTGATTAGTAGAGGCTTGATAAATGCTTACACACTTGGGCTTGTCCATCTGGTCTACCTCTTCTTGGGACCCAGCTCCATGTGATGAGAAGCTCAAGCCGCAAGAAGAGAGCCAACAACCAACACAAACTGCCATCCATGTCAGGGAGTCATAATGGCCATTGCAGCCTCAGCTGCCAACTAAGAGCTCCAGAAGGCCTCTTTCCAGCCACAAGGTAGAGGGTGAGGGCCACAGGGAGACAGCAATGAGATTCACAGTCCATCTTCAAGTCGTCCAGGTCCTAAGACGGCGTAAAGGTGGCAGAGTGTTCACCGGGGACCTAAGCATTTGCTTTGAATTGCCTACCTTCCAACTTCatatttcatgaaagaaaaaaaaattctcatttatttaagCCACAGTTTTTCGGACTTCTGTACAGCTGAATGTATTTCCTATACAGAATTAATATGTAGGGCTCTGAATTAGTATTCTTTAAAACTTAAGCCAATATCATGGTATCACCTTGTATGTAGGTAAGAACATTCTACATTCAATGACTAATTCACGTTTCCTAAGAAAACCACGTTATTCACCATAATATGTGTATCATGAATTTATGAATGCCCTGGAAAACCTGGGGACCATCTGTTATTGCAGGCCTATGTCATGTTTCATGGTAAAGCATGACTGggaaaaaactaaaagcaaaattaaatccTACAATCCACCCTGTGTAAACATTTTAAGAgaacatttgcttttctcttccgAAAAGGTCATTTCTATAGTCTCACCTCTGCGGATAGCTGCTTCTGAGAATGGGCCAGATAAAGGATTGCTGTCCTCTGTGGTGGTCTCTGCTGAA includes the following:
- the LOC132371510 gene encoding protein lifeguard 2-like, with product MDLEVSEPIDFSSGDHQHLVQKAADDNIQSKSARSYGTSSSTHGPQQTHGNPHSKAGEQGDTYVVEISAETTTEDSNPLSGPFSEAAIRRAFIVKVFFLLSVQLLITGAIISLFLFWKALRVWVVKNPWFTYALLPAFFVVFIILACCGKLRRQVPANYILLGLFTILQGLLLGTVSVFYNAEEVLWATAATALVTISLTLFALQTKCDFTLLSGMLFVLLFVLIIYGILLIFIRSYWLHLLYAGLGTVIFSLYLVMDVQLMVGGRHHHSDLHPEEYVFAALNIYMDIINLFLFILQLIGLGR